GAGAGGGGTCGATAGGAAAAAGTTGCATCCTGCATGAGCGATTTGTTTGCTGCAAGTCGTTTGTGCAGGATTCTTTTAATGATTGTGCCCTCGTGTTGCACTGCAGGGTGGAATCTGTAGAGATCTTGATAATAATCCGATATGATTACCTTTGTACAAACGAAAAAGTAGCATGATGGAAGTCCGTCCAACGACTCTAATCGATCATATAAATTCTCCGGCTGATCTTCGCGCACTAAAACCTGAACAGTTGCCACAGGTATGCCGCGAACTCCGCCGCTATATTTTGGAAGTGCTGTCTGTGACGCCCGGTCATCTCGGCTCCAGCTTGGGCGCAGTGGACTTTACGGTGGCGCTGCACTACGTATTCGATACGCCCTACGACCGTATCGTCTGGGACGTGGGACATCAGGCTTACAGCCATAAGATCCTGACCGGCCGGCGCGAAGACTTCCGCCATTTGCGCCAATGGGGGGGCATCAGCGGTTTCCCCTCGCCTAAAGAAAGCGAATACGACACATTCCCTGCCGGACATGCTTCCAACTCTATCTCCGCAGCACTTGGAATGGCTGTGGCTTCGGCTGCCAAGGATGAGAAACGGAAGGTCATAGCCGTCATTGGAGACGGTTCCATGACGGGAGGTATGGCTTTTGAAGGGCTGAACAATGCATCGTCTTTCCCGAACAATCTGCTGATCATCCTCAATGACAACAACATGTCCATCGACAGGAATGTCGGAGGACTGAACCGCTATATGGTGGACATCCTCACCAGCAAGACGTATAATACGATTCGCTACGACCTTTATAAGGGCTTGCGAAAAATCAATCTGATCAGCGAGACGAACAGAAAAAATCTCCTGCGCTTCAACAACAGCTTCAAGGCACTACTGGCACGCGAGAGCAATTTATTCGAAGGATTCAGCATCCGCTATTTCGGCCCCGTCGATGGCAATAATGTGCTCCGCTTGGTGGAAGTACTCAATCAGATCAAGGATATGGCCGGGCCTAAGATCCTGCATCTGCGAACGATCAAAGGTAAGGGCTACTCTCCGGCCGAGAAGCAGGCTACGATCTGGCATGCACCGGGCGAATTCGACATCAAATCGGGAGAACGTAAGAAAGGAGAGAACAAGCCCGAGCCACCCAAGTTTCAGGATGTGTTCGGGCATACACTCGTGGAGCTGGCGGACAGAGACGAGCGTATCGTCGGGGTCACCCCGGCTATGCCGACAGGTTGCTCCATGACCTTCCTGATGAAGAAATACCCGAATAGGGCCTATGACGTGGGTATTGCCGAAGGGCATGCAGTCACTTTTTCGGCCGGTTTGGCCAAGGAAGGGTTGATCCCGTTTTGCAATATATACTCTTCTTTCATCCAGAGGGGATATGATCAGGTGATTCATGATGTAGCCCTGTCTGGTTCACACGTGGTGATTTGCCTCGATCGTGCCGGTCTGGTAGGCGAGGACGGTGCCACACACCACGGGGTGTTCGACATGGCTTTCCTCAGATGCGTACCGGACATCGTCGTGGCTTCTCCGCTGAACGAACACGAGCTGCGCAATCTGATGCTGACCGCATACAAGGGATATGACGGCCCGATGGTGATCCGTTACCCGCGTGGCAAAGGGGTGCTGACCGACTGGCGCAACACTCCGCGACTGGTCGAAATAGCGCGAGGACGCTGTCTGACGGAGGGCGAAGCTATAGCCTTCCTCTCCATAGGCCCCATAGGCAATATGGTACAGAAAGTGGTGGAACGGCTGGCTGAGAAAGGTGTATCTGCAGCCCACTACGATATGGTATTCCTCAAACCGCTTGACGAGGAGATGCTCCATGGCATTGCAAAGAAGTTCGATACGATCATCTCCGTCGAAGATGGTTGCATCCAAGGTGGTTTCGGATCGGCCGTCATGGAGTTTATGGCAGACCATGACTACCACCCACGCATCCGACGGGTGGGAGTCCCCGATCGCTTTATCGGGCAGGGATCTGTGCCCGAACAGTATGCAGACTGTGGCATGGATGCAGACTCTTTGTTGCACTTGACCGAAGAACTTCTGCTGCATCCGTAGGAAAAAGGAACGAAGGATGCTGCACGGATCTTACAAAACCTTAATGTAGCAAGATGAATATTGTCATAGCCGGTGCCGGCGAGGTGGGCACACACTTGGCGAAAATGCTTTCGCAAGAGGAACAGAACATCGTCCTGATCGACCCCAATCCCAAACGATTGGAACTGGCCGCCATGCGTTCCGAGCTGCTCCCTCAGGTGGGCAATCCGCTTTCTCCTTCAGACTTGCTGCAGGCCAATGTGAAGTATGCCGATCTTTTCATCAGCGTGATGCCGGAGGAGGCGGACAACATTTTGGCCTGTGCCCTTGCCTCACGATTGGGAGCAGGAAAAACGCTGGCACGCATCAACAACAACGAATTCCTCAAACCCGACATGGCACAGTACTTCCGCGATATGGGAGTCCATACCATGATTTACCCCGAGCTGCTGGCTGCACGGGAGATAGTATCGACCATCAAAAACCCGTGGGCACGTCAATACGTGGAGTTGTTCGATGGGGCTTTGGTTCTGGTGGGTGTGAAGGTGCGTGAGGGTGCGCACATTGTTGGCAAATACCTTCATGAGCTGACCCGGACGGGAAATAAGATATTCCACATCGTCGCTATCAAGCGTGACCTTGAGACGATCATCCCGAAGGGGGGTACACAGGTACTGCACGGAGACATCGTATTCTTCGCCACGGCTCAAAACCACTTGGATGAAGTTCGCAAGCTCGCAGGCAAAGACAATCCGCCCGTCCACAAAGTGGTGATCATGGGAGGCAGTCGCATAGCTATCCGTTCCATAGAGATGATCCCGAGAAACATACAAGTGGCGATCATCGAGAAGGACAAGGAGAAAAGCATGCGGATCAGTGCCATCGCTCCGACCAACGTACAGGTGTACAACGGTGACGGACGCGACTCGGACATCCTCATAGAGGCCGGGTTGGATCAGGCCGATGTATTCATCGCTCTGACGGAAAATTCGGAGACGAATGTCCTCGCCTGCTTGGGAGCCAAGCGTTTCGGTGTATTCAAGACCATCGCCAAGGAAGAGAATATAGACTACATTTCATTGGCTGACCGCCTTGATATAGGCACGCTCATCAACAAAAAACTTTTGGCTGCCGGCTCCATCTACCGCATATTCCTTGGCGAAGATACGAGTACGGTGAAGTGCCTGACGCTGGCCAATGCCGATGTGGCCGAACTCGTGGCTCATCGCGGAGCACCCGTCACCAAAAGACCGGTGAAAGATCTGAACATTCCGGAGGGGATTACCTTCGGCGGCATGGTGCGCAACGGTGTCCCGCAAATGATCCATGGCGATACGGTGATCGAACCCTACGACCATGTAGTGGTATTCTGTCTGAATACACCACTGAATATTCTGAAAGACTTCTTCGGCTAACCTCTCTTTTCGGACGGCACGGCGATATGTTGCAGCACATCAATTTCAAATTCGTTCTCAAGGTGGTAGGCTCTCTATGCCTGTCCGAGATTCTCTTTCTGTTGATTTGTCTGGGTATATCCGTCTACTACAAGGGGAGCGATCTGTTGCCTTTTGTTTACACTATAGGAGTGATGGCCGCAGTAGGCTCCTGTTTCTACCTGCTGGGACGCCGTGCTCGTATGAACAACGCAAGTCGGCGCGAAGGGATGCTTACTGTCACGCTGACGTGGCTGATCCTATCGCTTGTCGGCATGCTTCCTTTTGTCTTCGGCGGATATACTCCCTCCGTGACGGATGCTTTCTTCGAGACCATGTCCGGCTTCACGACCACAGGAGCCACGATATTCCCCGAGGTGGAGTCTTTGCCCCGAGGCATTCTTTTCTGGCGTAGCATTATGCAGTGGCAGGGCGGTGTCGGTATCGTGGTCTTTACGGTAGGGCTGCTCCCTATGCTCGGTGCAGGGAGTGCCGTTTCGCAAATATACAATGCGGAAACTACGGGCATCATCCACGATCGTTTTCTGCCGCGTATCCGTCAGGTGGCACGCCGGCTCTGCGGTGTCTATATTCTCGGAACTGCTGTGCTGATACTGCTTTTGTGGTTGGGCCCGATGGGACTGTTCGATGCCATTTGCCACGCTTTCACTTGTATTTCCACGGGAGGCTACTCCACGCGCAACGGCAGTATCGCGGAGTTTCAGTCCTCATACATCGAATATGTCACCTCGTTTTTCATGTTCTACGGCAGTCTCAGCATCACGCTTCAGTACTTTCTGCTGGTAGGAAAACCGGGAAAACTGATTCGTGATGAGGAAATGCGCACCTTTGTCGTCCTGACCCTCTGTGCCGTTTTGATCACTACGCTATGGCTTTTGTATCGGGGGGAATATCCGAGCTTGGAGGAAAATTTCCGTCATGCTCTCTTTCAAACCTATTCGATCATCAGTACCACCGGCTATACCACGGCCGATTACTTCTCGTGGGGGCCTTTCTTCTGGAGTATAGCTATCGTGATGATGATTGTCTGCGGCTGTGCCGGATCGACGACGGGAGGAATCAAAATCAGTCGCCTCGTCGTCCTGATGAAAAACTTGCGTAACGAATTTAAGAAGCGTACCCACCCCAATTTGATGGTACCTGTACGAATCAATGGGATTATCATCACAGGACAATTGGTCAGTCAGGTACTCGCCTTTGCTTTTCTCTATTTCCTGCTGATTTTCTGCAGCATCATCCTCCTCACGCTTGACGGTATGGACTTCGTTGCCGCAGTCGGTTCGGCCGTATCGGCCATGGGCAACGTCGGTCCCGGATTCGGCGACTACTTCAGCGACTTCAGTCAGGCCGGCGACTTCTCCAAGTGGATCCTTTCTTTCCTGATGCTCACCGGGCGTCTGGAAGTTTTCACAGTTATTTCCATTCTCCATCCTGCTTTCTGGCGCAGATAGAATCTTTTCCGCTCTGAACATCGGGTGTCCCCATAGACTATAGAATAGAGTAGGGCATAAACGACTATTTTGTTGTCGTGTTTCACGAGAGCAATACCCTTTCCTTGAGTGAACGACAAGCTGAAAAAAGAAAAAGAGGAAAAGAAAAAGGCCTCTCAAGCTTCTGTAGCTTAAGAGACCTTTTTGTGAAGAGGTTCGTGGCGGACTCGAACCGCCGTAGACGGTTTTGCAGACCGTTGCCTAACCACTCGGCCAACGAACCATGCTGAGGTTTGCGTCTGCAAAGAAAAGGTTTTTATTTGAGATTAGCAATGTTTTTTGAATTTTAATCAGGTGTGCAGATTCCAGCTATCAGGGCAATCGCATTTCAGCCACTAACGTACTTCTAAAGCTCATGATTGCTACATTCAATTATCAAACAAGTGCGAATTCATATGTCAGAGATTCAAATCATAGAGGAAAGAGACTAAAAATTTTCAAACGCGATCGCCCTGACAGGCTGCCCCCGGGGCCGACGCATTAAATTGGTTTTGCGGTTTCATTCGAGCGAGTTTCTCCTAATAGGTATTGTTGGCTATTACTGTGTGCCGACGCGGTAGCCGGATGGATTATTGGAGCCGGAGGTGGTATCGGCTCGTATGGACGCAATGTGAATCAGACGGTACAGCGTGGCGCACAAGGTGCATACACGGGTAGCAAGGCGATGGTTGGAGAAGCACAAGTGCTGTTGCCGGTCATGTCGTTTGATGTCTCAAAGGGGCACTCATTAAAGAGAAGTAGATTTCCACTAGTGGAAAGATAGCTTTCCACTAGTGGAAATCCGGCGTCTACCAAATAGTTGCCTGACACACAATAAGAAGAATAAACAAAAGTGCCTGCTTATTGTGCAAAGGTCCCATTAATTCGTACTTGTATGATAACCGAACGTAGCAATCGTTAGGTTTATAAGTGAGTTAACAGTTCAAATGCGATTGCCCTGTGAGTTGCCCTGAAATATCTGTCCCACAGTCTCAAAAAGCAGTAAATTTGCGCGGTATGACAGATGCTTTCATCTTTGAAAACAAAAAAGCGGCTTTCCTGACTCTTGGCTGCAAACTGAATTTCGCAGAGACTTCGACCATCGGAAAAGCTCTCGCCGAGCAGGGTGTGCGCCCTGTGCGAGAGGGCGAAAAGGCCGATATATGCGTGATCAATACATGCTCCGTAACGGAGCTGGCCGATAAGAAATGCCGCAATGCCATCCGCAAGTTACATAAAGAGCATCCCGGTGCGTTGATGATCGTCACCGGCTGCTATGCCCAGCTCAAACCGGAGGAAATAGCTCGAATAGACGGAGTAGACATCGTACTGGGAGCCGATGAGAAGCTCGACCTCGTAAGTATTCTCAGCCAAAGACCGATACAGGGCTTTGCCGAGCAGACTATTCTCACGACCCCCACAAAGGATATTCGCAAATTTCAACCCGGCTGTTCGGCGGACGACCGTACACGCCATTTCCTCAAAGTGCAGGACGGATGCGACTACCACTGCTCTTACTGCACGATACCCAAAGCTCGCGGACGCAGCCGAAACGGGTCGATAGAGTCTCTCGTCCGACAGGCTGAGGCCGTAGCCGCAGAGGGAGGAAAGGAGATCGTACTTACGGGAGTCAATATAGGTGACTTCGGGCGCAGTACGGGGGAGACATTCCTCGATCTCTTGCGTGCTCTGGACCAAGTGGAAGGCATCGAGCGATACCGAATCGGTTCTATCGAACCAAATCTCCTCTCCGACGAACTTATTGACTTCTGTGCCTCGGCACACCGTATTGCTCCACATTTCCATATGCCGCTTCAGAGCGGATCCGACGATGTGCTCAAGCTCATGCGCCGTCGGTACGATACGGCTCTCTTTCGGGAGCGAGTGGAGCATATCCGCAGGGCATTGCCCCACGCCTTCATCGGGATAGATGTCATTGTAGGAACGAGAGGTGAGAAACCGGAATTCTTCGAGGATTGCTACAGCTTCCTGCAGGACAAGATTTCTTTCAGCCGCCTGCACGTTTTCTCCTATTCGGAGCGTCCCGGCACCCAGGCACTGCAAATACCTTATAAGGTAGATGCTCGCGAGAAGCAACGCCGTAGCCGCAGGCTGCTGGATCTGTCCGATCTTCGGCTTGGCGAGTTCTATCGCTCCCAAGAGGGTACGCACCGACGGGTGCTGTGGGAGGACGTTTGCCATGAAGGTCTGATGCAGGGTTTTACGGAGAACTACATCCGCGTAGCGGCTCCCTATGCCCCAGACTCGGTTGGTAAAGTGGAAGAGATCGTATTGGGCAAAACCGATCCAAGCGGAGAATATATGCAGACAGCCGATACCATATTCCCATGAAAGCGACACTTTCCCTTTCCTATTATTTGCTGTTAGGCCTGACGTATATGCAGGCAGTGCTACCGCTATGGATGGTGCGGTTGCAGAGTCGTATCCTGGCAGGGCTGCTGCATACCGTCGTTCGCTATCGGAGAAAGGTGGTACGTGACAATCTGACTCGCTGTTTCCCTGAGAAATCTTTACAGGAAATACGCCGGATCGAACGACGGTTTTACTATAATTTCACGTATCAAATCTTGAGTTCCTTCAAGCTTCTGACTTATTCACAGACGCAACTCCGCCGCCACATCTCATTCGAAAATCTCGATGTCCTGATCCGCTTACGAGCCGAAGGGCACCCTGCCATTCTCCTGATGATGGGGCATTTCGGCAACTGGGAGTACTTTTCCGGCAGTCAGGCCATCATCAAAGATTTGGGCCTACAGATCTATCAGATCTTTCGCCCGTTGAAAAGTACTTCTTCCGACCGGCTCATGCATCGCATACGGGAGCGATTCGGTTCGCGTGGTATAGCCAAGCACGACGTGCCACGTGAACTGCTCCGACTCGTTCGCAATCCTATTCCGACAGAGACTCCACTGGTCATCTTCATCGCCGACCAAAGTCCGGCCTATGCCGGCTCATACTGGACTACCTTCTTCGGCAGAGAAACGGCTTTCTTCAATGGGACGGAGAAGCTCGGCCATAAGTTCTCTCTGCCGGTAGTCTACATGGATGTGGAGAAAACGGGGCACGATGTCTTCACCGGTACCATCAAGCTCTTGCACCATCCTCAGGATGACAGCCCCGAAGGAAGCATTACGGAAGAATATGTCCGCCTGATGGAGGCCACCATCCGTCGCGATCCGTCGCAATGGCTTTGGAGCCACCGCCGCTGGAAACGTCCCCGATTGCATAATACCCGACAACCATGACAACCGCAGTCATCATTCTCAACTGGAACGGACGTAAGATGCTGGAGGAGTTCCTCCCCTCTCTTATAGCACATACACCGCGACAATCGGCTCGTCTTATCGTAGCCGATAATGGCTCCACGGACGACTCCGTGGAATTTCTGCGTTGCCAGTATCCACAGGTGGAACTGATCCTTTTCCCCGAGAACTACGGCTTTGCCGAAGGCTACAACCGTGCTATCGCACAGACCGAATGCGACTGCGTGGTACTGCTCAATAGCGATGTGGAAGTCTCCGAAGGATGGCTGGATGCTCCGCTCGCATTGCTCCAAGAGCGAAGCGATGTTGCCGCTGTCCAACCCAAAATCCGCGCTCTTCGAGACAAGCACGCGTTCGAGTACGCCGGTGCTGCCGGCGGCTATGTAGATCGTTGGGGTTATCCGTTCTGCCGTGGACGTATCTTCGATACGGTAGAAACTGATACCGGCCAATACGATGATATAGCAGAGGTATTCTGGGCTTCCGGTGCAGCCCTTTTCATCCGCAGACAGGTGTACATGGCGGTAGGAGGACTGGATCCCCGTTTTTTTGCTCATCAGGAGGAAATAGACCTCTGTTGGCGACTCCATAGCCGTGGCTGGCGTATAGCCGTAGCACCAAGTTCTACTGTTTTCCATTTGGGGGGAGGTAGCCTCGATATGAAAAATCCGCGCAAAGTGTATCTCAACTTCCGAAACAATCTGCTGATGCTGTACAAGAATTTGCCGGAAACAGCCCTCAAGCCCACCATGCGCATCCGCGCTCTACTGGATTTCCTCTCCGCCATGGTTTTCTTGCTCACCGGCAAATTCCGCCATATGCAGGCTGTTGTTCGTGCACGTCGCGACTTCCTTCGTATGCGACCGGACTTCTCCGCTTCCCGTTCCAAGAATCTTCTCCTCGGCTCTATCCCTGCACCGATGAAGCCTTATTCCATCGTCTTCCAATTTTATATCCGCCGGCGTAAAATATTCTCTCGCCTTCCTTAATCTTCTCCCTCTCTCGTAAAATACTTTCGTTTATATTTGGTTTATATTGTAAACTAATTTATATTTGCATCGGAAGCGGTAAGAAATGCCTTGCGGAGACATTTTCAAACGGAATACGAACCACTAACGGATAGCAAAAAAATGGAAGAAAAACAGCTTACACCCCAAGAGAGCGTACAGATGATCGAGAAGATGCTCGAACAGACACGCAAACGACTGATCCGCGGAGCAGGCATCCCCAGCCTGATATGGGGATACGTCACTTTTGCCACGAGTCTGCTGATCCTTTTCGTTTACCCCCATATCGGTTATCGAGCCAATTATCTGTGGATGCTGATCCCGATAGTAGGAGGGAGCCTGACCATTATTTGTAATAGGAAGAGACAGAAAGA
This genomic stretch from Porphyromonas gingivalis ATCC 33277 harbors:
- the dxs gene encoding 1-deoxy-D-xylulose-5-phosphate synthase, yielding MMEVRPTTLIDHINSPADLRALKPEQLPQVCRELRRYILEVLSVTPGHLGSSLGAVDFTVALHYVFDTPYDRIVWDVGHQAYSHKILTGRREDFRHLRQWGGISGFPSPKESEYDTFPAGHASNSISAALGMAVASAAKDEKRKVIAVIGDGSMTGGMAFEGLNNASSFPNNLLIILNDNNMSIDRNVGGLNRYMVDILTSKTYNTIRYDLYKGLRKINLISETNRKNLLRFNNSFKALLARESNLFEGFSIRYFGPVDGNNVLRLVEVLNQIKDMAGPKILHLRTIKGKGYSPAEKQATIWHAPGEFDIKSGERKKGENKPEPPKFQDVFGHTLVELADRDERIVGVTPAMPTGCSMTFLMKKYPNRAYDVGIAEGHAVTFSAGLAKEGLIPFCNIYSSFIQRGYDQVIHDVALSGSHVVICLDRAGLVGEDGATHHGVFDMAFLRCVPDIVVASPLNEHELRNLMLTAYKGYDGPMVIRYPRGKGVLTDWRNTPRLVEIARGRCLTEGEAIAFLSIGPIGNMVQKVVERLAEKGVSAAHYDMVFLKPLDEEMLHGIAKKFDTIISVEDGCIQGGFGSAVMEFMADHDYHPRIRRVGVPDRFIGQGSVPEQYADCGMDADSLLHLTEELLLHP
- the trkA gene encoding Trk system potassium transporter TrkA, with protein sequence MNIVIAGAGEVGTHLAKMLSQEEQNIVLIDPNPKRLELAAMRSELLPQVGNPLSPSDLLQANVKYADLFISVMPEEADNILACALASRLGAGKTLARINNNEFLKPDMAQYFRDMGVHTMIYPELLAAREIVSTIKNPWARQYVELFDGALVLVGVKVREGAHIVGKYLHELTRTGNKIFHIVAIKRDLETIIPKGGTQVLHGDIVFFATAQNHLDEVRKLAGKDNPPVHKVVIMGGSRIAIRSIEMIPRNIQVAIIEKDKEKSMRISAIAPTNVQVYNGDGRDSDILIEAGLDQADVFIALTENSETNVLACLGAKRFGVFKTIAKEENIDYISLADRLDIGTLINKKLLAAGSIYRIFLGEDTSTVKCLTLANADVAELVAHRGAPVTKRPVKDLNIPEGITFGGMVRNGVPQMIHGDTVIEPYDHVVVFCLNTPLNILKDFFG
- a CDS encoding TrkH family potassium uptake protein, producing the protein MLQHINFKFVLKVVGSLCLSEILFLLICLGISVYYKGSDLLPFVYTIGVMAAVGSCFYLLGRRARMNNASRREGMLTVTLTWLILSLVGMLPFVFGGYTPSVTDAFFETMSGFTTTGATIFPEVESLPRGILFWRSIMQWQGGVGIVVFTVGLLPMLGAGSAVSQIYNAETTGIIHDRFLPRIRQVARRLCGVYILGTAVLILLLWLGPMGLFDAICHAFTCISTGGYSTRNGSIAEFQSSYIEYVTSFFMFYGSLSITLQYFLLVGKPGKLIRDEEMRTFVVLTLCAVLITTLWLLYRGEYPSLEENFRHALFQTYSIISTTGYTTADYFSWGPFFWSIAIVMMIVCGCAGSTTGGIKISRLVVLMKNLRNEFKKRTHPNLMVPVRINGIIITGQLVSQVLAFAFLYFLLIFCSIILLTLDGMDFVAAVGSAVSAMGNVGPGFGDYFSDFSQAGDFSKWILSFLMLTGRLEVFTVISILHPAFWRR
- the mtaB gene encoding tRNA (N(6)-L-threonylcarbamoyladenosine(37)-C(2))-methylthiotransferase MtaB gives rise to the protein MTDAFIFENKKAAFLTLGCKLNFAETSTIGKALAEQGVRPVREGEKADICVINTCSVTELADKKCRNAIRKLHKEHPGALMIVTGCYAQLKPEEIARIDGVDIVLGADEKLDLVSILSQRPIQGFAEQTILTTPTKDIRKFQPGCSADDRTRHFLKVQDGCDYHCSYCTIPKARGRSRNGSIESLVRQAEAVAAEGGKEIVLTGVNIGDFGRSTGETFLDLLRALDQVEGIERYRIGSIEPNLLSDELIDFCASAHRIAPHFHMPLQSGSDDVLKLMRRRYDTALFRERVEHIRRALPHAFIGIDVIVGTRGEKPEFFEDCYSFLQDKISFSRLHVFSYSERPGTQALQIPYKVDAREKQRRSRRLLDLSDLRLGEFYRSQEGTHRRVLWEDVCHEGLMQGFTENYIRVAAPYAPDSVGKVEEIVLGKTDPSGEYMQTADTIFP
- a CDS encoding lysophospholipid acyltransferase family protein is translated as MKATLSLSYYLLLGLTYMQAVLPLWMVRLQSRILAGLLHTVVRYRRKVVRDNLTRCFPEKSLQEIRRIERRFYYNFTYQILSSFKLLTYSQTQLRRHISFENLDVLIRLRAEGHPAILLMMGHFGNWEYFSGSQAIIKDLGLQIYQIFRPLKSTSSDRLMHRIRERFGSRGIAKHDVPRELLRLVRNPIPTETPLVIFIADQSPAYAGSYWTTFFGRETAFFNGTEKLGHKFSLPVVYMDVEKTGHDVFTGTIKLLHHPQDDSPEGSITEEYVRLMEATIRRDPSQWLWSHRRWKRPRLHNTRQP
- a CDS encoding glycosyltransferase family 2 protein codes for the protein MTTAVIILNWNGRKMLEEFLPSLIAHTPRQSARLIVADNGSTDDSVEFLRCQYPQVELILFPENYGFAEGYNRAIAQTECDCVVLLNSDVEVSEGWLDAPLALLQERSDVAAVQPKIRALRDKHAFEYAGAAGGYVDRWGYPFCRGRIFDTVETDTGQYDDIAEVFWASGAALFIRRQVYMAVGGLDPRFFAHQEEIDLCWRLHSRGWRIAVAPSSTVFHLGGGSLDMKNPRKVYLNFRNNLLMLYKNLPETALKPTMRIRALLDFLSAMVFLLTGKFRHMQAVVRARRDFLRMRPDFSASRSKNLLLGSIPAPMKPYSIVFQFYIRRRKIFSRLP